A stretch of DNA from Vidua chalybeata isolate OUT-0048 chromosome 3, bVidCha1 merged haplotype, whole genome shotgun sequence:
acactcCTGGCTCCTGCAAAGGGCTCTGAGGAATCCCTgcatccttcccttctccaggctggacacccccagccccctcagaCCAAACCTCCACggcctccctccctccctcccccatcccccGTCGCCGCCCACCTTGACCACGGGGCCGGCGTGGCCGTGGGCCACCAGGATGTTGTCGGCCTTGAGGTCGCGGTGCACGATGCGGTTGCGGTGCAGGAAGGCCACGGCGCCGCTGAGCTGCCGCATGAAGCTGCCGTTGAGGCGCGCGTCGGGGCCGCGCGCCAGCAGGAACTCGTTCATGGTGCCGCCCTCGCAGAACTCCGTCACGAACCACAGCGAGCAGGCGGAGCGCGGCTCCACGCAGCTCCGGCCCTTCAGGCACGtctccaccagcagcaggtgGCCGCCGGACCTCGCCTTCTCCAAGGGCTGGAAGAGGCGGCCGCGCTGCAGGATGCACTCCTCCAGCTGGAGCACGTTCCGGTGCTGCCGCTGGACGCTCTGCAGGGCCCAGAACTCCTGCAGGGCCAGCTCCACGTTCTCGGGGACGTGGCACGGCATCCTCTTCACGGCCACGCGCCGCTTGGTGCGGTTGGCGATGGCCTCGTAGACCACGCCGTAGCTGCCCCGCCCCACCTCCCGCAGGACGCTGTACTTGGCTTCCTCCTCAGCCATTCCGCCCGGGAGTCACGGCTGCTTCGGGTTCATGGCAGGAAAACCTGGGAGAggacccaaaaaaaaaaaccaaaaaaaaaaaaccaaacttttaaACTCAAACTCTCCTGCTAAACGGCTTCCTGAGGAGAGGCAGCCGGAGCCATATCCATGGTAACTCGGGGCTACTCTCCGGCACAATCCCGGCGGCACAGCGGGATCCGCCCTCCCGGGAAGCGCCATCGATCCGTCCGCGGCGCGGGGAGCGGGGTAAGGAAGGAGAAGGGCTCTGCGGGCACGTTCCCTGCGcggggggcagagggaaggcCAGACCTCCTGGGCCACCGGGATTGACTTTTCAATAAACCAAGTTGGCCACAAGTGCTGGCCGGGCGCTGGAGCTTCCCCTGCTCTGAATTGTCTTGGCCAGCAAGGGCTGCGTCATGTCCCTGCACTTCCAGCACCAAtttcctgctcctcatccctctccccagcccttccttcACAAGCTGACCCCGAACTTCACCTCAAGCTCCTGTCCCGCTCCCAGAGCCCCCACTCCAGGTTATTCCTCTCTCCATCATCCGGTACAAGCTCCCACTGCAACCCCTCTTTCCCTGCTTCCTTCTCAGCCCCTCATTCCCCTTCTCCCGGTGCTCCTGGACACCATCCCAAATTAATTTACCTCATTAATTCCTTCCCCAATCCCTCAATCCTCCCCTCTTCGAACTTCCTACcccacctgctgctgccttcaaagcccccattcccaaatccttctccctccccaaagctcctttcccaaatcccatctttCCACTCAGCCCAGCTGATTCCCAGCTCTCAGCCCCTCACTcctttccagagcagctccaatCCCTGACCTCCAATATAAAAAAACACCGCCTCAATCCTTCCCCCCCTCctccatcccactgctgcccctcagccccagctgctccagcacctccagacCCCTCGCCCACCTCAGCCTCAGCCCCTTTTCCCCCGCTTCAggccccttcctcccctcccaccccctccTTCCTCAGCCCAGCTCTTCCCCATGTCTCACCCAAGACCCCTCGGCCACCTCAGGCCCCTTGTTcacctcagccccagctccttccccaccccagccccttTTCCACCCTCACCAACCCTcactcccagcctttccctgctccttgccTAAATCTCCTTcgcctccccagcccagcccccgTCCCCTTCCCCACCTCAGCCCCTTTTCCCACCCCTACCCCGGCTCCTTTCCGCCATTCCAGCTTTTCCCCGCTTCTTGCCTGAGGCTCCCGCCTCAGAGCCTTCTCCACACCCTCaggcggagcggagcggagcggctTGGCCGCCTCAGCCGCTTCCGCAGCCCCACCATGCCCTCAGCCCCGGCACTCGCAGCCGCTGGGGCCGGTTCCCCTCAGCTCAGCCCCGGCACTCGCAGCCGCTGGGGCCGGTTCCACTCAGCTCAGCCCCGGCACTCGCAGCCGCTGGGGCCGGTTCCACTCAGCTCAGCCCCGGCACTCGCAGCCGCTCGGGCCGGGCTCGTTCCCCTCAGCCCGGTTCCCCTCAGCCCCGGCGCTCGCAGCCGCTCGGGCCGGGCCGGTTCCGCTCGGGCCGGTTCCCCTCAGCCCCGGCACTCACAGCCGCTCGGGCCGGTTCCCCTCAGCCCCGGCACTCGCAGCCGCTCGGGCCGGTTCCCCTCAGCTCCGGCACTCACAGCCGCTCGGGCCGGTTCCCCTCAGCCCCGGCACTCGCAGCCGCTCGGGCCGGTTCCCCTCAGCTCCGGCAGTCGCAGCCGCTCGGGCCGGGCCGGTtcccctcagctccagcactcaCAGCCGCTCGGGCCGGGCCGGTTCCCCTCAGCCCCGGCACTCGCAGCCGCTCGGGCCGGGCCGGTTCCCCTCAGTCGTTGCCCCGCCCCCCTCTCACCGGTGCCGCTCGCGCCGAACTCTCCGGCCGCCGCAATTCCCGCCACGGCCTCTGGCCCCGCCCCTCCGCCCGCCTCTCACCCAATCAGCGGACGCCTCCTCCTCCGCGCGCCGGCGAGGGGCAGTGCTGCGCGTGCGCGACGGTTGTGCTAAATGAGCActacagctcccagcagcctctgcGGCCCGCGACGGGTGCGCGCTGCGGACAAAGCTCATCAAAACGCGGGGTTGTGATTTCcccgtctgtctgtccctctgtccctctgtccctctgtcccgcCATCCTTCTGTCCCGCCGTCCCTCTGTCCCGCCATCCTTCTGTCCCGCCGTCCCGCCGTCCCTCTGTCCCGCCGTCCCTCTGTCCGGCGACGCGAATGGACAAGGCAGGGGAATGCAACCTCTTCCCTGCCTTGGCTCCGCAGCGTCggcttatttaaaaaaaaaaaaaataattataaagaaacataaatgtaatatataaaatataaatgtaactATAAGTATAAATATGAGTAGAAACAGAAATAGCAATAGAAATATATAGTAAATATATAGTAAAGATATAActagataaatatataaatacataaatatgaaatataaaataaatataaagtaaatataattcctatttctaaataaatataattctgGCCGAGAACCCGCAGCGCTCTGAGGCACGGGGACATCAAACACCNNNNNNNNNNNNNNNNNNNNNNNNNNNNNNNNNNNNNNNNNNNNNNNNNNNNNNNNNNNNNNNNNNNNNNNNNNNNNNNNNNNNNNNNNNNNNNNNNNNNNNNNNNNNNNNNNNNNNNNNNNNNNNNNNNNNNNNNNNNNNNNNNNNNNNNNNNNNNNNNNNNNNNNNNNNNNNNNNNNNNNNNNNNNNNNNNNNNNNNNCCGCCCggatttctgcttttccacccaTTTAGGGAGGTGTCCTGCCGGTGGCACGGCCACACCCTGGGAGGTGACATCCCCTGGGAGGTGACATTCCCTGGGAGGTGACATTCCCTGGGAGGTGCCATCCcttggggacaaggacagggggTGCCCACGGTGGGGCCGCAGCTCCGTGTTCCCGAATTTCCTATGCGGGATCTGCAGGCGTGGCACATTCCagtggggacacagctgggagccacccctggcaggggacaccaggggacaccaggggacaccaggggacaccaggggacagggacacaaaTCCCTGAGCCAAGGGACAGGgagatgggacagggacacaaaTCCTGGAATGTCCCCGGGGACATCCCCAGCCATGTCCCTGGGGATGTCCCCAGCCATGTCCCCGGGGACATtcccagccatgtccccagggatgtccccagccatgtccccagggatgtccctaCAGATGTCCCCATGGATGTCCCCATCTCTATCCCCAACCACATCCCTATGGATGTCCCCATGGATATCCCCAGGGATGTCCTCACGATGTCCCcatgctgtccccagggatgtcccagctctatccccagctctgtccccaccTCTGTCCCCATGGAcgttcccagctctgtccccatgGATGTCCCCGTGCTGTCCCTACGGATGTCCCCACCATacccccccgatgtccccatggatgtccccgtgctgtccccagggatgtccccagccgtgtccccatGGGTGTCCCCAGCCACGTCCCCCCGATATCCCCATGGAtgtccccgtgctgtccccagggatgtccccagccgtgtccccacggatgtccccatgtccccccgaTATCCCCATGGATGTCCCCGTGCTGTCCTCAGGGATGTCCCCACGGATGTCCCCAGCCATgtccccccagtatccccatggatgtccccgtgctgtccccagggatgtccccacggatgtccccagccatgtccccccagtatccccatggatgtccccgtgctgtccccagggatgtccccacggatgtccccagccatgtccccccagtatccccatggatgtccccgctgtccccagctctgtccccagccacgtccccaatgtccccatggatgttcccactgtccccatgaATGCTcccgtgctgtccccagggatgtccccagccgtgtcccccatgtccccagggatgtccccgctgtccccagggctgtcaccTGGTAGGCGTGGTCGGCCTGGATGTGCCAGAAAGAGCCGGGGGCCGAGTGGCTCAGGCCGGGCTGGCCCGGGCCGGGCTGGATGACGAtgggggcagagcaggacacGGCCCCGATGGCCCCGGTGGCACCGGGGACGGCGGGGACAGCGGTGGCACcggggacagcagtgacagcagggacagcgggTGGTGGCAGCTCCGGGGGTGGCTCCTCAGGCACCCGCAGCTCGGTGTAGTAGAAATCCTCCTCGCGCTCGGAGCCGTCCCTGccggacacggggacacggtgACAACAGCACGGGGACACGGGTGACAACAGcacggggacacaggtgacaacACAGGGACACGGGTGACAACAGcacggggacacaggtgacagcacGGGGACACAGGTGGcaacacagggacacaggtgacaaCAGCACGGGGACACGGGTGACAACAGcacggggacacaggtgacaacACAGGGACACGGGTGACAACAGcacggggacacaggtgacatcTCAGGGACACGGGTGACAACTCGGGGACACGGGTGACAacagcacagggacatgggTAACAACTCAGGGACACGGGTGACAACAGCATGGGGACACGGGTGGCAACAGCATGGGGACACGGGTGAcaacacagggacacag
This window harbors:
- the LOC128785369 gene encoding serine/threonine-protein kinase PDIK1L-like, with the translated sequence MAEEEAKYSVLREVGRGSYGVVYEAIANRTKRRVAVKRMPCHVPENVELALQEFWALQSVQRQHRNVLQLEECILQRGRLFQPLEKARSGGHLLLVETCLKGRSCVEPRSACSLWFVTEFCEGGTMNEFLLARGPDARLNGSFMRQLSGAVAFLHRNRIVHRDLKADNILVAHGHAGPVVKVADFGLSKVCRGGGNVNQLRLSSACGSNFYMAPEVWEGHYTAKADVFALGVIFWAMVERITFRDGDTEKELLGTYICQGKELIPLGEALLENPKLKLQIPLKNKESMPEDLCQLLRHMLASNPRERLDAFQLEVRIRRISYGKKRQRSGS